In one Candidatus Nomurabacteria bacterium genomic region, the following are encoded:
- a CDS encoding tRNA-guanine transglycosylase: MIQGGTDIDLRIRSAKELMEIGFDGYAIGGLSVGEPFEEACKVLEALDEILPKDKPRYFMGGAQPHEIVGYTARGIDMFDCVLPTRNARHGSIYLKKSTDLTQRDFYEVANIHNAKWKDSKQPLVEKDDIHTPVDEELSRYTMGYLRHLFTVDEMLGQRLATMMNLRFYLRLMEELRK; the protein is encoded by the coding sequence ATTATTCAGGGTGGCACAGATATTGATTTACGTATCAGAAGTGCCAAAGAGTTGATGGAGATTGGGTTTGATGGATATGCTATTGGCGGTCTTTCTGTTGGGGAGCCATTCGAAGAAGCATGTAAAGTTCTAGAAGCTCTTGATGAAATCTTGCCAAAGGATAAGCCACGTTACTTTATGGGTGGTGCGCAACCACATGAGATCGTTGGATACACAGCGCGAGGTATTGATATGTTTGATTGTGTGCTCCCAACGCGTAATGCTAGACATGGATCGATCTATCTAAAGAAGAGTACAGATCTTACTCAGCGAGATTTTTACGAAGTCGCCAATATCCATAATGCCAAATGGAAGGATTCAAAACAGCCACTCGTAGAAAAAGACGATATTCATACACCGGTCGACGAAGAGCTCTCTCGCTATACAATGGGGTATTTACGTCACTTGTTTACGGTCGACGAAATGCTTGGTCAACGCTTAGCAACGATGATGAATCTAAGGTTTTATTTGCGCTTGATGGAAGAGTTAAGAAAATAG
- a CDS encoding tRNA-guanine transglycosylase: MPIATKGAVKTLSSFDIERLGSPILLSNTYHLWLRPGMEIMKEMGGLHSFMNWNGALLTDSGGFQVFSLKGLRKLTEEGVKFQSHIDGAKMMLTPELCMDIQRTIGSDIVMVLDVCTELPATREKLIEALELTTRWAKRSKEQFEKNARRLIKSRC; this comes from the coding sequence ATGCCTATCGCCACCAAGGGCGCGGTAAAAACACTTTCATCTTTTGATATTGAACGACTTGGCTCACCTATCCTTCTTTCTAATACCTACCATTTGTGGCTACGACCGGGCATGGAGATCATGAAGGAGATGGGAGGGCTGCATAGCTTTATGAACTGGAACGGAGCGCTCTTAACCGATTCTGGTGGCTTTCAGGTCTTTAGTTTAAAAGGTCTTCGTAAGCTCACTGAAGAAGGTGTAAAGTTTCAATCGCATATTGATGGCGCCAAGATGATGCTCACGCCTGAGCTCTGTATGGATATTCAGCGTACCATCGGTAGTGATATCGTGATGGTGCTAGATGTTTGCACGGAGTTACCTGCAACACGCGAAAAACTTATCGAAGCATTAGAGCTGACCACGCGTTGGGCAAAACGTTCAAAAGAACAATTCGAAAAAAACGCGCGAAGGCTCATTAAATCCAGGTGCTAA
- a CDS encoding VTT domain-containing protein, whose protein sequence is MLYQLLLPFPTTGFAIVSGALFGPWLGLLIAVFGVNLTAWISFGLARFFFGQHFVQEKEKGWVKELDHLLTAEGFIPVMLMRLLFVPSDFVSLGSGLTRMPFKTFLMATFVGTLPATIVFTLLGEAVLNPAGKLLLASLAIALLATILILRRVPALKSIFRNSIHMSFELFGRTKQGRTGMLKSPACRFSDAVFHAYRHQGRGKNTFIF, encoded by the coding sequence ATGCTGTATCAACTATTGTTACCTTTTCCAACAACGGGTTTTGCCATCGTATCTGGTGCATTATTTGGTCCATGGCTTGGTTTATTGATAGCCGTCTTTGGTGTAAATCTTACCGCTTGGATTTCATTTGGTTTAGCGCGTTTTTTTTTTGGTCAGCACTTTGTGCAAGAAAAAGAAAAAGGCTGGGTAAAAGAACTTGACCATCTTCTTACAGCAGAAGGATTTATCCCGGTGATGTTGATGCGGTTATTATTTGTGCCTTCTGATTTTGTGAGTCTTGGTTCGGGGCTTACGCGGATGCCCTTTAAAACATTTCTTATGGCGACCTTTGTGGGTACACTGCCGGCAACGATTGTGTTTACCCTTCTGGGTGAGGCGGTCCTTAACCCTGCTGGTAAATTGCTATTAGCATCTCTCGCGATTGCATTATTGGCCACGATCTTGATTCTGCGTAGAGTGCCAGCATTAAAAAGTATATTCCGAAATAGCATACATATGAGTTTTGAATTATTTGGACGAACCAAACAGGGGAGAACGGGCATGCTAAAAAGTCCCGCATGCAGATTTAGCGACGCCGTTTTTCATGCCTATCGCCACCAAGGGCGCGGTAAAAACACTTTCATCTTTTGA